AGCTCGACGCGGACGGGCGGATCATCGCGGCCAACGGGGCGTTCCTGTCACTGGTCGACCGGGCGCGGGACGACGTCGTCGGCAAGGAGACGTTCGCGAGCCTGCTGAGCGCGGGCGGTCGGATCTACCACGAGACCCACTTCCGTCCGGCGCTGCAGATGCACGGCGAGGTCCACGAGATCGCCGTCGACCTCGTGCGCCCCGACGGCACCAAGGTGCCCGCCCTGGTGAGTGCGAACGTGCGTGGCGAGGGCCGCAAGCAGACGACGCGACTGATCGCCTTCGAGGCGCGTGACCGCCGGACGTACGAGCAGGAGCTCCTGCGCGCCCGCCGGGCGGCCGAGGAGGCCGAGGCCCGCGCCACGACCTTGGCGCAGACGCTGCAGTCGACGTTCGTCCCGCCGACGATCGCCCCCATCCCGGGCCTGGAGGTCGCTGGGGCCTACCGTCCCGCCGGCGACGGCAGCGTCATCGGTGGCGACTTCTACGACGTCTTCCAGATCAGCACGGGCGAGTGGCTCGTCGCGCTCGGCGACGTCTGCGGCAAGGGCGTCGACGCCGCGGTCCTCACCGCCTTCGTCCGCCACTCGATCCGGGCGCTGGCCGTCCGGCACGTCTCGCCGGCCGCGGTGCTGCGCGACCTCAACACCGCGCTCCTCGCGCACGGCAGCGACCGGTTCTGCACGGTCGTGCTGCTGCGCCTGCTGAAGGAGGACGACCAGTGGCTCGTGACGGTCAGCTCCGGCGGGCACCCGCTGCCCCTGCTGATCGCCCAGGAGGGCGCGGTGGCGGAGATCGGCGCGTCCGGGTCGCTGATCGGCGTCCTGTCCACGCCCCAGCTCGACGACGGGCGCACCACGGTCGGACCTGGTGACCGGGTGGTCCTGTTCACCGACGGGGTGACCGAGGCCCGTCGCGGCGACGAGCCCTTCGGCCTCGACCGGCTGATGTCGCTGGTCGCGACCGACCTGCCGAGCGCCGCGGACACCACGTCTGCGGTCCTCGACGAGGTGCTCACCTTCCAGGACGGGCAGGCCCGCGACGACATCGCGATCGTCACCGTGCGGGTGCTGGCACCCGGCGAGGAGCCGCCGTCGGACGCCCCTGCCGAGCCCGAGCCGATGGGTCTTGAGGCCAAGAACCAAGCCCTGCTGGCGCTTCAGCAGGCCGAGAACGCGGCCGGGTCCGACCAGGACCCGAAGGACTGACGAGTCTCAGCCCGACGCGCCGGCTGCGTCGACCTCGGTTGCCAGCAGCTCGGGTCGGACGCGGACCAGCTCGCGCGCGTCGTCCCACGGACCGGACTCGAGCGAGTCGGCCACGACCTCGACGACGGTAGACGGGTCGACCAGGTGCAGCTCGGCCGGCAAGTCCTCGGGCCATCCGGGGACGTCCTCGGACGTCAGACCGTCCGCCCACGGGTGGTCCTCGGCGGCCCGGGCGAGGTGGGCGCCCATCCGCCGGCTCAGCGGAAGCGTCAGCTCGGTCGTGCAGCCGAGGACCTGCGCGGTGCCGTCGGCGGCGAGTCGGCCCAGCACCAGTCGCCGCGGCGCCCTCAAGGACCCGGAGATCGCGAAGACGACGCACTCGACCGAGTCCTGGATGCGCAGCTTGCGCCATCCGCGCTCACCGCCGTCGTACGTCGTGCCGAGCCCCTTGGCCACGACGCCCTCGACCCCGACGTTCGCCTCGGCGTAGTTGGCCATCCACTGCTCGGCCTCCTCGACCTCCCGGGTCTGGGGGACGAGGTGCAGCGGCGCACTGACGTCGCCCAGCAGGATCGTGAGCGCCTGGCGGCGGACCCGCAGCGGGCTGTGGCGCATGTCCATGCCGGCCCCGGCCAGCACGTCGAACGCGATGAACGATGCGGGGCGCGTGTCCAGCAGGCCGACCGGGACGTCCCCGTCGAGACGACGCTGCAGCTCGCTGAAGTCCGAGGTGTTGTCGCCCCAGACGACGAGCTCGCCGTCGAGCACGACGCCGGACGGCACGGACTCCAGGGCGGCCGCCGCGATGTCCGGGAAGGACCGGGTGATGTCCCGGCCGTGGCGGGACTGGATGCGGCAGTGGCCGCCCTCCACGAAGACGATGGCGCGGTAGCCGTCGAACTTGGGCTCGTAGACCGAGCCGCCGGGCAGGTCGTCCTCGTCAGGCAGGGCGTGCACCGTCCGCGCGAGCATCGGCTCCTGCGGGTACGGCAGCACGGAGAACTCCACTTCCTGGGCCTGCTCGACGTGTGCGCGGCCTCGTCGATTGTCCCACCGGCGACCGATGAGATGCGGGTCTGTGGTGGTCTGGCGGTCATGTGTCGTCAGGTTCACGATTTCCCCTCTCACTGAGACGGGAGTACCCCCTCCCCGGTACGGCAACCGGCCTCAGTGGGCGCAGGTCATGCAGAGGGTCGCGCGGGGGAACGCCTCGAGCCGCGGACGCCCGATCGCACCCGTGCAGGACTCGCACACCCCGTACTGGCCGTCGGACAAGCGGTCGAGGACGTGCTGGGTCTGCTGCAGGATCGCTGCGAGGTTCTCCGCCTGGACCGCGTCCTGCAGCCGCTCGGACCGTTGGCTGGCCACGTCGAGGTCGTCGACCAGGACCTCGATCGGCGGGGCCCCGGCGGTCGTGCCGAGATCGGAGCCGAGGAGGGCGAGCTCGGTGTTGAGGCGCACCACCGCGGCTTCCAGGCCGTCGCGGATGGCCTTCAGCTCTGCAGCCGTCCAAGGGGAGTCCGTGGGTTCCTGGAGCTCAGCGGTCATCAGACACCTCGGGGTCGGGCGGGAAAAGAGTGAACTCCCCTTACCCCGCCCGACCCCGGGCAATCGCGGCAGCGTCAGATCAGGACTTCGACGCCGAACCGTTCGTGTCGTCGGAGGCGCCGCCCACGACCTCGGCCGCCGTGTGCGCACCGGCCGGCGCGCTCGAGGCGGACGACGTGGTCGAGGCGGACGGCGGCGGGGGCGTGGTGGGAGCCGCCGGCGGGGGCGTGCTCGTCGGCGGCGTGTACGCGTGGTCGGGCTGGCCGCCGCGACGGCGCAGGATCGCGAAGGTCGCGGCACCGGCGCCGGTCAGGATGCCGAGGGCCGCCACCTTGCGCAGCCGCTTCTTCTTGGGCTTCGCGCGCTCGGGCAGCTTCTCCTGCACGTTCTCGGGCAGGCGCTCGAAGAGGTCGTCCCGCAGGTCCAGCAGCTGGTCCTTGTCGGGCAGGGCCGCGACGATCTGGTCACGGACGCCCGGGGCGCGGTCGACGACCTGCTGGCGCAGCTCACCGGCCTGCTCGACGATCTGGTCGCGGACCTCGGGTGCGTGCGCCACGACCTGCTTGCGGAGCTCGTCGGTCTGGCCCGCGAGGTCGCTGAGCTGTGACTCCAGCTTGTCGCGAAGCGTGGTCGGGACGGTCTTCTTCTTGAAAGGCCTGGGCATGTGCGTGCTCCTGTTCATCGGGGATCTCAGTTCAGGTGATCTTCATCCGGTGGATGAGCCACTGGTTCTTGTTGGTGTGGATCAGCGCGTACTTGCGACGTCCGCCGAGCCCGCCCTCCTTGGTACCACTCAGGGTGGCAATGACCTCTCGAGCCTTCCACTTCTCGAGCTCGTACGTGCCGTGGTCCCAGATGGTGACCTCCCCACCTCCGTACTCGCCCTTCGGGATCGTTCCCTCGAAGGTCGCATACGACAGCGGGTGGTCCTCGGTCTGCACCGCAAGATGATTCTTGCCGGTGTCGGTCGGGACGCCCTTGGGCAGGGCCCACGACACCAGGACACCGTCGTGCTCGAGCCGGAAGTCCCAGTGCAGGCTGCTCGCGTGGTGCTCCTGGATGACGAACGTCCGTCCGTCGGACGTCGACGGGCGGTCGGCGGGGACGGGTTCGGGGGTCTTGTCGGGGTCGCGCATCGACCGGTACGTCGCCAGGCGGTCGAGCTCGTCGGGCTCGGCCGCGTGGGTCGGCAGATCGGCCATCGGGTCCTTGCGCCGCTTCATGCGGGCGACCACCTGGTCGAGGGTGAGCTGCTCGAGCGAGTCGGTCATCTCGCGCCACGTCCGGGGCACCGCGACCCTCGGCTCGGTGGTGCCGCGCAGCGAGTACGGCGCGATCGTCGTCTTGTTGCCGTTGTTCTGGCTCCAGTCGACCAGCACCTTGCCGGGTCGCTCGCTCTTGCGCATCGAGCTGACCACGAGGTCGGGCAGCTCGGCCTCCAGGGCCTTGGCGACCTCCTTGGCGAACGCGTTCATGTAGTCCGAGTCGTGGGCGCCGTCCAGCGGTGCGTACAGGTGGATGCCCTTGCTGCCGCTGGTGACCGGGTACGTCGTCAGGTCGAGGTCGGCCAGCATCTTCTTCGCCCGCTTGGCCACCTCGACGCACTCCGGCAGGCCGGCGCCTGGGCCCGGGTCGAGGTCGAGGACGAACCGGTCGGGGTTCTGCGGCGTCCCGTCGCGGTCGACCCGCCACTGCGGGACGTGCAGCTCCAGGGCGGCGACCTGGCCGGCCCAGGCGAGCGCGGCGGCGTCCTCGAACACGGGGTAGGTGTTCACGTGCTCACGGTGGTGGATCTCGACGCGGCGGATCCACGACGGTGCGGAGTCGGGCAGGTTCTTCTCGAAGAACACGCTGCCGGGCTTGCTCCCGGTGCCGACGCCGTCGACCCAGCGCTTGCGGGTGACGATGCGACCCTGGATGTGGGGGAGCAGGTAGGGGGCGATCTGCTGGTAGTAGGCGATGACGTCGGCCTTCGTCGTCCCGGTCGCGGGATAGATGACCTTGTCCGGATGCGTCAGACGCAGACGCCGCCCAGCGACCGACACGGTGTCGGCGGCGCTGCTGCGGGCCATCGGGGTCCTTTCGCCGTCGGGTCGCTCCCTCCGGGCGCGGCACGCGTACCCGATCCGAGCCGGATGAAACCGGTCTTGTCCAAGCAGTCGCAGGTGAATAGCCCATGAGAACTAGATGAACTAGTCCATCGGCACGGGTCGCGGCTTGCCATCGGGGGTCCATCAGTGCCATGGTGTGGTGGTCGGTTGAGCAACTAGCCGTACACGGATCGAGACCTCTGGGGGTCATCGTGAACTCTGCTCCCGTTACATCCATCAGCACGTCCACCTCGTCGGGCCCCGCCCACGAGCAGGCGGACGACACCGCAGCACTCATCGAGGCGGCCGCCTCGGCCGGTCCGGCTGAGCGCGCCGCGCTCGAGGACGAGGTCGTCCGTCGCCATCTCGGGCTCGCGCGTCACCTCGCGGGCCGGTACGCCGGTCGCGGCATCGACCGCGAGGACCTCGTGCAGGTCGCCAACTTCGCGTTGGTCAAGTCGATCCGCGGCTTCCGCCACGACCGGGGCGAGTTCGTCCCCTTCGCGACGGTCACGATCCTGGGTGAGATCAAGAAGCACTTCCGCGACCACGGCTGGGGCGTTCGTCCCCCGCGCCGGATCCAGCAGCTGCAGGCCGACATCTCCGCGGCGTCCGAGCGCATCTTCCACGCCGAGGGTCACGCACCCGACGCCACGCAGATCGCTGCCGAGCTCGGCGCCGACCTCGCCGACGTGAACGAGGCGATGGCCGCTCGCGGCTGCTTCTCGCCCACGTCGCTCGACCAGCCCGTGCGCGACGGCGGCCAGCCGCTCGGCGAGACGCTGCGCTGGGACGAGTCGGCGTTCTCGTTCATCGACGACTGGGTGACGGTCGGCCCGCTGTGCCGCGACCTCGCCGAGGACGAGCGTGAGCTCATCCGCCTGCGCTTCGTCGAGGACAAGACCCAGCAGGAGATCGCCGACCTGGTCGGCGTGAGCCAGATGCAGGTGTCGCGCCGCCTCGCCAAGCTGCTCGACCAGCTGCGCGCGAAGGCCGCTGTCGCGGACGTCGCCTGACCGTACTTTTCGGTGGAGCCCCGGGCCTGTTCGCCCGGGGCTTCGTCGATTGCTAAAGTCGTGCCCGCCGGTTCAGCAGCAGCCGTTTCGCTTTGTGGACCGGAAAGGCATCTCGATGGATCGCACCGCTCTCGACGACCCCGGAGGTCGTCGATCAGGAGCTGGCGCGATGACGCCCGGGCTCGAACGTCCGCTCCGCGAACGACGGTGCCGAGGTCCACACGACCTGGTTGCCGACCTCGTCGGCGATCGCCTGGGCCAGGTCCTCGGGAGCCGCGACGTGCTGCGGTGCAGGGTCGTCCAGGTCGGTCCCGATGCGGGCCTCCAGAGGTGCGTGCCAGATGAGGGACAC
Above is a genomic segment from Aeromicrobium chenweiae containing:
- a CDS encoding sigma-70 family RNA polymerase sigma factor, with the protein product MNSAPVTSISTSTSSGPAHEQADDTAALIEAAASAGPAERAALEDEVVRRHLGLARHLAGRYAGRGIDREDLVQVANFALVKSIRGFRHDRGEFVPFATVTILGEIKKHFRDHGWGVRPPRRIQQLQADISAASERIFHAEGHAPDATQIAAELGADLADVNEAMAARGCFSPTSLDQPVRDGGQPLGETLRWDESAFSFIDDWVTVGPLCRDLAEDERELIRLRFVEDKTQQEIADLVGVSQMQVSRRLAKLLDQLRAKAAVADVA
- a CDS encoding SpoIIE family protein phosphatase, coding for MSSDRGDFFENAPCGYAELDADGRIIAANGAFLSLVDRARDDVVGKETFASLLSAGGRIYHETHFRPALQMHGEVHEIAVDLVRPDGTKVPALVSANVRGEGRKQTTRLIAFEARDRRTYEQELLRARRAAEEAEARATTLAQTLQSTFVPPTIAPIPGLEVAGAYRPAGDGSVIGGDFYDVFQISTGEWLVALGDVCGKGVDAAVLTAFVRHSIRALAVRHVSPAAVLRDLNTALLAHGSDRFCTVVLLRLLKEDDQWLVTVSSGGHPLPLLIAQEGAVAEIGASGSLIGVLSTPQLDDGRTTVGPGDRVVLFTDGVTEARRGDEPFGLDRLMSLVATDLPSAADTTSAVLDEVLTFQDGQARDDIAIVTVRVLAPGEEPPSDAPAEPEPMGLEAKNQALLALQQAENAAGSDQDPKD
- the ligD gene encoding non-homologous end-joining DNA ligase — encoded protein: MARSSAADTVSVAGRRLRLTHPDKVIYPATGTTKADVIAYYQQIAPYLLPHIQGRIVTRKRWVDGVGTGSKPGSVFFEKNLPDSAPSWIRRVEIHHREHVNTYPVFEDAAALAWAGQVAALELHVPQWRVDRDGTPQNPDRFVLDLDPGPGAGLPECVEVAKRAKKMLADLDLTTYPVTSGSKGIHLYAPLDGAHDSDYMNAFAKEVAKALEAELPDLVVSSMRKSERPGKVLVDWSQNNGNKTTIAPYSLRGTTEPRVAVPRTWREMTDSLEQLTLDQVVARMKRRKDPMADLPTHAAEPDELDRLATYRSMRDPDKTPEPVPADRPSTSDGRTFVIQEHHASSLHWDFRLEHDGVLVSWALPKGVPTDTGKNHLAVQTEDHPLSYATFEGTIPKGEYGGGEVTIWDHGTYELEKWKAREVIATLSGTKEGGLGGRRKYALIHTNKNQWLIHRMKIT
- a CDS encoding ATP-dependent DNA ligase, which encodes MNLTTHDRQTTTDPHLIGRRWDNRRGRAHVEQAQEVEFSVLPYPQEPMLARTVHALPDEDDLPGGSVYEPKFDGYRAIVFVEGGHCRIQSRHGRDITRSFPDIAAAALESVPSGVVLDGELVVWGDNTSDFSELQRRLDGDVPVGLLDTRPASFIAFDVLAGAGMDMRHSPLRVRRQALTILLGDVSAPLHLVPQTREVEEAEQWMANYAEANVGVEGVVAKGLGTTYDGGERGWRKLRIQDSVECVVFAISGSLRAPRRLVLGRLAADGTAQVLGCTTELTLPLSRRMGAHLARAAEDHPWADGLTSEDVPGWPEDLPAELHLVDPSTVVEVVADSLESGPWDDARELVRVRPELLATEVDAAGASG
- a CDS encoding TraR/DksA family transcriptional regulator produces the protein MTAELQEPTDSPWTAAELKAIRDGLEAAVVRLNTELALLGSDLGTTAGAPPIEVLVDDLDVASQRSERLQDAVQAENLAAILQQTQHVLDRLSDGQYGVCESCTGAIGRPRLEAFPRATLCMTCAH